The following are encoded in a window of Acidobacteriota bacterium genomic DNA:
- a CDS encoding TonB-dependent receptor, which translates to MRPISIRITTFAWLQLFALAVFAVAQDQPELTGRVHDSRGAAISNARITAGNRSAFTDNNGQFALKLSPGEYELRVTASGFGESKQRIAISANQVPASLNIQLEPASLAETVTVTPARTEIRLSDAPASVSVLDSKDIGNAAAQTVDDLLRQVPGFSIFRRASSVVANPTTQGVSLRGAGATGASRTLVMADGVPLNDAFGGWVYWDRVPRTSVDRVEIVRGGSSDLYGSDALSGVINVLTRPSTRVINAETSYGTRDTADVSFFAADKWQGFSAALAGEAYRTDGYFIIAPNLRGTADAQAASKHRALTLRLGYDFTPENSLFVRGSLFDEDRLNGTVLQTNDTATESLAIGGHFKTADGSNWNLTLFANQQRYHQTFSTVAANRNSEALNRLQFVPSRDAGISFGWSRAFEKQLWVAGVDVRGVRGTSDETAIANNRATTFTSSGGRQRRAGFFIQDLVTISPRWQLSVNARYDNWRDSSAASVARNLTTGAVTPRFFRARSLDAFSPRLSLIFRPTETVSLRAAGYRSFRAPTLNELYRGFRVGNVQTNSNETLTAERLTGGELGASWNPTPNIVTRLTGYWTETINPVSNFTLTVTPALITRERRNLGRTRSRGIEAEADFRFARYWQVSAGYLFADATVRRAPQDITLQGNLIPQVPRNQFTLQTVYSHPHFVTAAMQFRATGRQFDDDQNLLPLGSFALIDVTVSKPFARYLEAFIAVQNLLDEQFVVARTPIENIGLPRLLRGGLRIRFE; encoded by the coding sequence ATGAGACCAATATCCATTCGCATCACGACGTTTGCCTGGTTGCAGTTGTTTGCCTTGGCAGTTTTCGCCGTTGCCCAGGACCAGCCGGAATTGACTGGCCGCGTCCATGATTCGCGCGGCGCAGCCATTAGCAACGCACGAATCACAGCCGGAAATCGTTCGGCGTTCACAGACAACAACGGACAATTTGCGCTGAAGCTGTCGCCGGGAGAGTACGAGTTGCGCGTGACGGCCAGTGGGTTTGGCGAATCCAAACAGCGCATCGCCATCAGCGCCAATCAGGTGCCAGCGAGTTTGAACATTCAACTGGAGCCGGCTTCGCTGGCGGAAACGGTGACCGTCACGCCAGCGCGCACCGAAATTCGATTGAGCGACGCTCCAGCCAGCGTTTCGGTGCTTGATTCCAAAGACATCGGCAACGCGGCGGCGCAAACCGTGGACGATTTGCTGCGGCAAGTTCCGGGTTTCAGCATCTTTCGCCGCGCCAGCAGCGTTGTTGCCAACCCGACAACACAAGGCGTCAGTTTGCGCGGAGCCGGAGCCACCGGCGCCAGCCGCACGCTGGTGATGGCCGACGGCGTGCCGCTCAACGATGCCTTCGGAGGTTGGGTGTACTGGGATCGCGTGCCGCGCACATCAGTTGATCGCGTGGAAATCGTGCGCGGAGGTTCGTCGGATTTGTACGGTTCGGACGCGCTCAGCGGAGTCATCAACGTGCTGACACGCCCGTCAACCCGCGTCATTAATGCCGAAACGAGTTACGGCACGCGCGACACTGCGGACGTTTCGTTTTTTGCCGCCGACAAATGGCAAGGGTTCAGCGCAGCGTTGGCGGGCGAAGCATATCGAACCGATGGGTATTTCATCATCGCGCCAAATTTGCGCGGCACGGCAGACGCGCAAGCTGCGTCAAAACATCGCGCGTTGACGTTGCGGCTTGGATATGACTTTACGCCGGAAAATTCGCTTTTCGTGCGCGGCTCGCTGTTTGACGAAGATCGCCTGAACGGAACCGTACTGCAAACCAATGACACCGCAACGGAGTCGCTGGCGATTGGCGGTCATTTCAAAACCGCTGATGGCAGCAATTGGAACCTGACGCTGTTTGCCAACCAACAACGCTATCACCAGACGTTTTCGACCGTCGCGGCCAATCGAAATTCCGAAGCTTTGAATCGTTTACAGTTTGTGCCTTCGCGCGACGCAGGGATTTCCTTCGGCTGGTCGCGCGCGTTTGAGAAACAATTGTGGGTTGCCGGAGTTGACGTGCGCGGCGTGCGCGGAACCAGCGACGAAACCGCCATTGCCAACAATCGCGCCACGACCTTCACCAGTTCCGGCGGTCGTCAACGCCGAGCAGGATTTTTCATTCAGGATTTGGTGACGATTTCCCCGCGCTGGCAACTGTCTGTTAACGCGCGGTACGACAACTGGCGAGATTCTTCGGCGGCTTCGGTTGCTCGTAACCTGACGACGGGAGCCGTCACGCCGCGCTTCTTTCGCGCACGTTCGCTGGACGCGTTCAGCCCGCGCCTGTCGTTGATCTTTCGACCGACGGAAACCGTTTCGCTTCGCGCAGCCGGGTACAGATCGTTTCGTGCACCTACGCTCAATGAACTCTATCGTGGCTTCCGTGTTGGCAACGTGCAAACCAACTCGAACGAGACCCTGACGGCTGAACGCTTGACCGGAGGCGAACTCGGCGCAAGCTGGAATCCAACTCCCAACATCGTCACACGCCTGACCGGATATTGGACGGAAACGATCAATCCGGTTTCCAATTTCACGCTGACAGTCACACCTGCGCTGATCACGCGCGAACGCCGCAACCTGGGCCGCACACGTTCGCGCGGCATCGAAGCCGAAGCCGATTTCCGCTTTGCGCGGTACTGGCAAGTCAGTGCCGGTTACCTGTTTGCAGACGCCACGGTTCGCCGCGCTCCGCAAGACATCACCCTGCAAGGCAATCTGATTCCGCAGGTTCCTCGCAATCAATTCACGCTGCAAACTGTGTATTCGCATCCGCACTTTGTCACGGCGGCGATGCAGTTCCGCGCGACAGGTCGCCAATTCGACGACGATCAAAACCTGTTGCCGCTCGGTAGTTTTGCGTTGATTGATGTGACCGTTTCAAAACCGTTTGCGCGGTATTTGGAAGCGTTCATCGCCGTTCAGAATTTGCTGGATGAACAATTTGTCGTTGCGCGCACGCCGATTGAAAACATCGGCCTGCCCAGATTGCTGCGCGGCGGGCTACGAATAAGGTTTGAATGA
- a CDS encoding glutathionylspermidine synthase family protein: MAELTYGEFARMLYATNTLSDPWLGGKERFRLQPVVLSQQQAEQLSVAAERVGVLFNEVSEIVLEHPELLDEFFGLTRFQKAMWLTSGGRWHGIARVDLFLCADGKVRACEMNSDTPSGEAEAVLLNQLLHPFHTALLDPNTNFPEQFWQMLVTSHQVRLTEDSSPSFRPSASLSLPQSIAIIYPTDLPEDLSMIAIYKRWLEERGCQVTLGSPFNLSLDAQRRVTVIGQPVDLIFRHYKTDWWGEREIVWTNQAEFPDPDPLDRELLLLLEAETEGRVTVVNPFGAVVTQNKLAMALMWERQELFSAEAREWIAQLIPETQRVTALDLHQLKREEWVLKSVYGCEGDSVICGAFAKPQDWELALTTLIPRHWIAQRFFDVAPIEDEHTKDKLLPNYGVYLLGGQSAGFYTRLSKKATDYTAVTTPTFISDESTKCVVRP; encoded by the coding sequence ATGGCTGAACTGACTTACGGCGAATTTGCGCGGATGTTGTACGCCACAAACACGCTTTCCGATCCGTGGCTGGGCGGCAAGGAGCGGTTTCGGTTGCAACCCGTGGTGCTCAGCCAGCAACAAGCCGAGCAGCTTTCCGTTGCCGCCGAGCGCGTTGGTGTGTTGTTCAATGAAGTTAGCGAAATCGTGTTGGAGCATCCGGAATTGCTGGATGAGTTTTTTGGCCTGACGCGGTTTCAAAAAGCGATGTGGCTGACTTCGGGCGGACGCTGGCACGGCATCGCGCGCGTGGATTTGTTTCTGTGCGCCGATGGCAAAGTTCGTGCTTGCGAAATGAATTCCGACACGCCTTCGGGCGAAGCCGAAGCGGTATTGCTCAATCAATTGCTCCATCCATTTCATACCGCCCTGCTTGATCCAAACACAAACTTTCCCGAACAGTTTTGGCAAATGCTCGTCACTTCGCATCAAGTACGGTTGACTGAAGATTCTTCTCCCTCCTTCCGTCCCTCCGCCTCTCTGTCTCTCCCTCAATCCATTGCTATCATCTATCCCACGGACTTGCCTGAAGACCTGAGCATGATTGCGATATACAAACGGTGGCTGGAAGAGCGCGGTTGTCAGGTTACACTCGGATCGCCATTCAACTTGAGCCTGGACGCACAGCGACGTGTGACGGTGATCGGCCAGCCCGTGGATTTGATTTTTCGGCATTACAAAACGGATTGGTGGGGAGAACGCGAAATTGTGTGGACGAATCAGGCGGAATTTCCCGATCCTGATCCGCTTGATCGTGAGTTGCTACTACTGCTCGAAGCCGAAACCGAAGGCCGCGTGACGGTGGTCAATCCGTTTGGAGCTGTGGTTACACAAAACAAACTGGCGATGGCCTTGATGTGGGAACGGCAAGAGCTGTTTTCCGCTGAAGCGCGCGAATGGATTGCCCAACTGATTCCCGAAACGCAGCGAGTAACCGCGCTCGATCTGCATCAACTCAAGCGGGAAGAATGGGTGTTGAAATCCGTGTACGGTTGCGAAGGCGATTCGGTGATTTGCGGAGCCTTCGCCAAACCGCAGGATTGGGAGTTGGCGCTGACGACCTTGATCCCTCGGCACTGGATTGCGCAGCGATTTTTTGACGTTGCGCCGATAGAAGACGAACACACCAAAGACAAGCTGCTGCCGAATTACGGCGTATACTTGTTGGGTGGCCAGTCGGCAGGTTTTTACACGCGGCTTTCCAAAAAGGCGACCGATTACACTGCTGTGACTACGCCAACTTTCATTTCAGACGAAAGCACGAAGTGTGTGGTGCGCCCTTAG
- a CDS encoding starvation-sensing protein RspA, translating into MKRRDALRSLTMAGGASLLAAKQSLAETLAPPPAYAQAVKGTAPVKIKDIKVLLTAPDRIRLVAVKVETTEPGLYGWGCATFTQRALVVETAIEKYLKPFLIGRNVDEIEDIWQSSYMSSYWRNGPVLFNAMSGVDIALWDIKGKRAGMPVYQLLGGKVRKGADCYFHASGRDFQELGERAKAAMERGFRHVRIQAGVEGLATYGTAGPNRGTGAAQSTDTTEAVGPTNPRAIWESAKYARQVPKMFEAMRKQLGDEVELLHDVHERVTLQQGIQICKDVEQYRPFFIEDPFPPEENDHFKLLRQQCNTPIAMGELFNTQHEYLPLIKDRLIDFIRIHISQIGGLSPARKVAALGEYFGVRTAWHGPGDASPLAHAAQLAIELSSYNFGVHEGSGFPQNTQEVFKGCPEVKDGYMLAQEKPGLGIEVDEKLAAKFPFPDGPPNFDYSWGTTRRKDGTVIRP; encoded by the coding sequence ATGAAACGTCGTGATGCTTTACGTTCGCTTACGATGGCCGGCGGAGCTTCCTTGCTCGCCGCCAAACAATCATTGGCCGAAACGCTTGCGCCGCCGCCCGCATACGCGCAAGCCGTCAAGGGAACTGCGCCGGTCAAAATCAAAGACATCAAGGTTTTGTTGACCGCGCCGGATCGAATCCGTCTGGTTGCCGTCAAGGTCGAAACGACAGAACCCGGTTTGTACGGTTGGGGCTGCGCGACCTTCACGCAACGCGCTTTGGTCGTCGAAACCGCCATCGAAAAATACCTGAAGCCGTTTTTGATTGGTCGAAACGTGGACGAAATCGAAGACATCTGGCAGTCGTCGTATATGAGTTCGTACTGGCGCAACGGGCCTGTGTTGTTCAATGCGATGAGCGGCGTAGACATCGCCTTGTGGGACATCAAAGGCAAACGCGCCGGAATGCCTGTGTACCAACTGTTGGGCGGCAAAGTGCGTAAAGGCGCGGATTGTTACTTTCACGCCAGCGGTCGCGATTTTCAGGAATTGGGCGAACGAGCCAAAGCCGCGATGGAGCGCGGTTTCCGGCATGTTCGCATCCAAGCCGGTGTCGAAGGTTTGGCAACTTATGGAACGGCTGGGCCGAATCGCGGAACCGGGGCAGCTCAATCAACAGACACAACCGAAGCGGTCGGCCCGACCAATCCCAGAGCGATTTGGGAATCGGCAAAGTACGCGCGACAGGTTCCGAAGATGTTCGAAGCGATGCGCAAACAACTCGGAGACGAAGTGGAATTGCTGCATGACGTTCACGAACGCGTCACGCTGCAACAGGGAATTCAAATCTGCAAGGACGTTGAACAATATCGCCCGTTTTTCATCGAAGACCCGTTTCCGCCCGAAGAAAACGATCATTTCAAATTGCTTCGGCAGCAATGCAACACGCCAATCGCGATGGGCGAATTGTTCAACACGCAGCATGAATACCTGCCGCTGATCAAAGATCGGTTGATTGATTTCATACGCATTCACATTTCGCAGATTGGCGGATTAAGTCCCGCGCGAAAAGTCGCCGCCTTGGGCGAATACTTCGGCGTGCGAACTGCCTGGCATGGCCCGGGTGACGCTTCCCCGCTGGCGCATGCCGCGCAACTTGCGATTGAACTGTCCAGCTATAATTTCGGCGTTCACGAAGGCTCGGGCTTTCCGCAAAACACGCAGGAAGTTTTCAAAGGCTGTCCCGAAGTCAAAGATGGCTATATGTTGGCGCAGGAAAAACCGGGCTTGGGAATTGAGGTGGATGAAAAACTCGCCGCCAAATTCCCGTTCCCGGATGGCCCCCCAAATTTTGATTACAGTTGGGGAACGACGCGGCGAAAGGATGGAACAGTCATTCGTCCGTAA
- a CDS encoding carboxypeptidase regulatory-like domain-containing protein, with translation MKDLGFKILGVTALLTLFSLMALAQVSSTSALSGAVTDPNGAVVAGAEVKVKNDATGAEFNAVTASNGTFRIPALAAGNYTVTINSPGFKRAVIQDVKLDAATPSNVNVVLEVGAQSESVVIQGTGEVLQTQSANISTTITGRQITELPFASRDALDLVLLLPGTSTPGRPRTSTVNGLPKGALNITMDGINIQDNTLKSSDGFFTYIRPRIDAVEEVTVSTATPGAESSGEGAVQIKFVTKSGNNDYHGSLYEYHRNPVLNSNYWFNNRANLPRARVLLNQFGGRVGGPISIPKVFSGKDRAFFFVNYEEYRLPEQATRQRTILNPLTQTGLFQYNTSNGVRSVNLLQMAANQANCSACTATLDPTVSKLLADIRQSTTTTGTIEQLSDPNLQRYTFTNSGSQRRTFTTVRFDFNLSSKHHLENIYNYDYFGSTVDFLNSRDPVFPGFPNKGSQISNRFSNVIALRSTLTNTLVNEARFGLTGGTVLFFPEASPADFNGPIANQQGFALSISAAGITNAHNTTAPSRRNAPVWQFSDTLNWTRGAHSLSFGFSFTHISSWSEAVTLVPSITFGIDTNDPANAMFTTANFPGAATADITRARNIYAVLTGHVTAISANARLDETTGKYKYLGTLTQRYRQRESGFFAQDTWRVRQNLTLTGGLRWEVQYPFVAASDVFSQVTFNDLFGISGPGNLFKPGTTSGRESEYTAFAPGSKAFNTDYNNLAPSVGISWSPNWHNGLARKLFGEGGQTVFRGGYSIAFNREGMNVFSSIYGANPGATISANRNLTLGNLGTLPLLLRETNRLGAPGVPDTPAYPNTGLITDSVNTFNPDLGLGYVQSWTFGMQREITKDTVVELRYVGNRGVKQWQQYNLNEVNLIENGFLKEFRLAQANLQANLAQGRGANFRYYGPGTGTAPLPIILAHFSGVPMVQAGDAAKYGSSQFASTTFVNALAANNPAPGTFAGFGTGLGNFITNATFRNNALNAGLPANFFLLNPSKQGGAWTVENNGRSYYDAAVVELRRRMSKGLLVQGSYTFARNLTNMPVSSSAVAYQPRTLRNLSGDRSLSPFGITHALKLNWIYDLPFGKGKAFGGGVGRLGELAIGGWEFHGTARIQTGSPNNFGNVRLIGMTRNELQKALKIRKEANFVYYLPQDIIDNTIRANNVSATSATGYSSQGVPTGRYIAPASSPGCLESFPGECGTSNLVLYGPSFTRFDLSVVKKFKFTERVNFEFRAEFLNAFNNINFLIGSAGNDVTNIGGFGSATFGQTANAYQDTSTTNDPGGRLIQFVARLNF, from the coding sequence ATGAAAGACCTTGGTTTCAAGATCCTAGGCGTCACGGCATTATTGACGCTATTCAGTCTGATGGCTTTAGCGCAAGTCAGTTCCACCTCAGCGCTTTCTGGCGCGGTAACCGATCCCAATGGAGCGGTCGTGGCTGGCGCGGAAGTCAAAGTGAAAAATGATGCTACCGGTGCAGAATTCAACGCTGTCACAGCCAGCAATGGGACCTTCCGCATTCCCGCACTCGCTGCTGGCAATTACACTGTCACCATCAACTCTCCGGGTTTCAAAAGGGCGGTCATTCAGGATGTTAAGCTGGATGCCGCGACTCCATCAAATGTCAACGTCGTATTGGAGGTCGGCGCCCAATCGGAATCCGTCGTCATTCAGGGCACAGGTGAAGTATTGCAAACGCAATCCGCCAACATCAGCACGACAATTACCGGGCGACAGATCACTGAATTGCCGTTTGCCTCGCGCGACGCGCTCGATCTGGTGTTGCTGCTGCCCGGAACCAGCACGCCGGGTCGTCCGCGCACCTCCACCGTCAATGGACTTCCCAAAGGTGCGCTTAACATCACCATGGATGGAATCAACATCCAGGACAATACACTGAAATCCTCGGACGGCTTTTTCACCTACATTCGCCCGCGCATTGATGCTGTGGAGGAAGTTACGGTTTCAACTGCCACACCCGGCGCGGAAAGCTCAGGCGAGGGGGCCGTTCAGATCAAATTTGTCACAAAATCCGGCAACAATGATTATCACGGCAGCCTCTACGAATATCACCGCAATCCCGTATTGAATTCCAACTACTGGTTCAACAACCGCGCCAATCTGCCGCGCGCACGAGTGCTGCTCAACCAGTTTGGCGGACGCGTTGGCGGCCCGATTTCAATTCCGAAGGTGTTTAGCGGAAAAGACCGTGCCTTCTTTTTCGTCAATTATGAAGAATACAGGTTGCCGGAACAGGCCACCCGCCAACGCACGATTCTCAATCCACTGACGCAAACGGGGCTGTTCCAATACAACACATCCAATGGGGTGCGTTCAGTGAATCTGCTGCAAATGGCGGCCAATCAAGCCAATTGCAGCGCCTGCACGGCGACGCTCGATCCAACCGTCTCCAAACTGCTGGCCGATATTCGACAGTCCACCACCACAACCGGAACGATTGAGCAATTATCGGATCCGAACTTGCAACGGTATACTTTCACGAACTCCGGCAGCCAACGTCGCACATTCACCACTGTGCGGTTCGATTTCAATCTGTCGAGCAAGCATCATTTGGAAAACATCTACAATTACGATTACTTCGGCTCGACAGTGGATTTCCTGAATTCCCGCGATCCGGTCTTCCCTGGTTTTCCGAACAAAGGCAGCCAGATTTCCAATCGGTTTTCAAACGTAATTGCGCTGCGTTCGACACTGACCAATACGCTGGTCAACGAAGCCCGCTTCGGATTGACTGGCGGCACGGTGCTATTTTTCCCGGAAGCCAGCCCAGCGGATTTCAATGGCCCGATCGCCAATCAGCAGGGTTTTGCGCTCAGCATCAGCGCCGCGGGCATCACCAATGCGCATAACACCACCGCACCCAGCCGCCGTAACGCGCCGGTCTGGCAGTTCAGCGACACACTGAACTGGACGCGCGGCGCGCACAGCTTGAGCTTCGGCTTCAGCTTCACCCACATTAGTTCATGGTCAGAAGCGGTGACCCTGGTTCCAAGCATTACATTTGGCATTGATACCAACGATCCGGCCAACGCCATGTTCACGACGGCGAACTTTCCCGGCGCAGCCACCGCCGACATCACCAGGGCGCGAAACATTTACGCAGTGCTGACCGGCCATGTCACTGCAATCAGCGCCAATGCCAGACTCGATGAAACCACGGGCAAATACAAATATCTGGGAACGCTGACCCAGCGGTACCGCCAGCGCGAATCGGGTTTCTTTGCGCAGGATACCTGGCGCGTACGCCAGAATCTGACGCTGACCGGAGGTTTGCGCTGGGAAGTCCAATACCCTTTCGTAGCCGCCAGCGATGTGTTTTCTCAAGTCACGTTCAACGATCTATTTGGAATTTCCGGTCCCGGCAATCTGTTCAAGCCGGGCACGACCTCAGGGCGCGAATCTGAGTACACAGCCTTTGCTCCCGGCTCGAAGGCTTTCAATACGGATTACAACAATCTGGCTCCGAGCGTTGGGATCAGTTGGAGCCCGAACTGGCACAACGGACTTGCCCGCAAACTTTTCGGCGAAGGCGGGCAAACAGTCTTTCGCGGCGGGTACTCCATTGCATTCAACCGCGAAGGAATGAACGTCTTTTCCAGCATTTATGGCGCGAATCCGGGAGCGACCATTTCCGCCAACCGCAATCTGACGCTGGGCAATCTGGGGACTCTGCCATTGCTGCTGCGCGAAACCAACCGCTTGGGCGCGCCTGGCGTTCCCGATACGCCGGCCTATCCGAACACCGGACTGATCACAGATTCAGTCAACACGTTCAATCCGGATTTGGGATTGGGGTATGTTCAATCCTGGACCTTTGGGATGCAGCGGGAAATTACCAAAGACACAGTGGTTGAACTTCGCTATGTCGGCAATCGCGGCGTCAAACAGTGGCAGCAGTACAATCTGAACGAAGTCAATTTGATCGAAAATGGCTTTCTGAAAGAGTTCAGACTGGCGCAGGCGAATCTGCAGGCCAACCTGGCGCAGGGTCGTGGAGCCAATTTCCGATACTACGGCCCGGGTACCGGAACGGCTCCACTGCCCATCATTTTGGCGCACTTCAGTGGCGTGCCGATGGTACAAGCGGGTGATGCCGCCAAGTACGGTTCGTCGCAATTCGCCAGCACCACCTTCGTCAATGCCCTGGCGGCGAACAATCCTGCGCCAGGAACCTTCGCCGGGTTTGGCACGGGACTAGGCAATTTCATCACCAATGCTACTTTCCGCAATAACGCATTGAACGCTGGGTTGCCGGCCAATTTCTTCCTTCTCAACCCGAGCAAACAAGGCGGGGCGTGGACGGTGGAAAACAATGGCCGCAGCTATTACGACGCCGCCGTCGTCGAATTACGCCGCCGTATGTCAAAGGGCCTTTTGGTTCAGGGAAGCTATACCTTCGCCCGCAATCTGACCAATATGCCTGTCAGCAGTTCGGCGGTGGCTTACCAGCCCCGAACGCTTCGCAATTTAAGCGGAGATAGATCGCTTTCGCCTTTCGGTATTACGCACGCGTTGAAGCTGAACTGGATTTACGACCTTCCGTTCGGCAAAGGGAAAGCCTTCGGTGGCGGCGTTGGCCGACTCGGAGAATTGGCGATTGGCGGTTGGGAGTTCCATGGAACCGCTCGAATTCAAACCGGCAGCCCGAACAATTTCGGCAATGTTCGATTGATCGGAATGACGCGCAATGAATTGCAGAAAGCACTCAAAATTCGCAAAGAAGCGAATTTTGTTTACTACCTGCCACAGGACATCATTGACAACACCATTCGAGCCAACAATGTCAGTGCAACCAGCGCTACAGGTTATAGCTCGCAGGGCGTGCCGACAGGTCGTTACATCGCTCCCGCCAGCAGCCCAGGATGTCTTGAATCCTTCCCCGGTGAATGCGGAACCTCGAATCTGGTTCTGTACGGGCCGAGCTTCACACGTTTTGATTTAAGCGTGGTCAAGAAATTCAAGTTCACTGAGCGTGTCAACTTTGAGTTTCGCGCCGAGTTTTTGAACGCCTTCAACAATATCAACTTCCTGATTGGCAGTGCCGGCAATGATGTGACCAACATTGGCGGCTTCGGTTCGGCGACCTTCGGCCAAACCGCTAATGCCTATCAGGACACCTCGACGACGAACGATCCCGGAGGCCGGTTGATTCAATTCGTCGCACGGTTGAATTTTTAG
- a CDS encoding class I SAM-dependent methyltransferase, which produces MKVLQLILFFALFLWRSPVTQSGGAQTTAQKASIYETRANHDPNGIGKFYMGREIAHVMGHQGADWLERPEREQTELPAEVVKQMNLKPTDVVADIGAGTGYFTFRIAPVVKQGKVLAVDIQPEMLSIIENRRKQYKADNVRTIQGTETDTKLPAASVDVVLFVDAYHEFSYPREMMESIVKALKPGGRVVQLEYRGEDPDVPIKRLHKMTVAQAKKEMAAVGLTWKETKEFLPQQHFLVFEKPKP; this is translated from the coding sequence ATGAAAGTTCTGCAACTCATCCTGTTCTTTGCGTTGTTTTTGTGGCGTAGTCCGGTTACACAATCAGGCGGAGCACAAACTACAGCACAAAAAGCTTCGATTTACGAAACGCGCGCCAATCACGATCCGAACGGCATCGGCAAGTTCTATATGGGCCGCGAAATCGCGCACGTGATGGGACATCAGGGAGCCGATTGGCTGGAACGCCCTGAGCGCGAACAGACCGAATTGCCCGCCGAAGTCGTCAAGCAAATGAATTTGAAGCCGACCGACGTGGTCGCGGATATCGGCGCAGGAACGGGCTATTTCACCTTCCGCATTGCGCCAGTGGTCAAACAGGGCAAAGTTTTAGCCGTGGACATTCAGCCGGAAATGCTTTCGATCATCGAAAACCGCAGGAAACAGTACAAAGCCGACAACGTCAGGACGATTCAAGGCACGGAAACCGATACAAAACTGCCCGCCGCTTCGGTGGATGTTGTGCTGTTTGTGGACGCCTATCACGAATTTTCCTATCCGCGCGAAATGATGGAAAGCATCGTCAAAGCATTAAAGCCCGGCGGTCGCGTCGTTCAACTGGAATATCGCGGCGAAGACCCCGACGTTCCCATCAAACGCTTGCACAAAATGACCGTCGCCCAGGCTAAAAAAGAAATGGCCGCCGTCGGTTTGACCTGGAAAGAAACCAAAGAATTTTTGCCTCAACAGCACTTCCTGGTTTTCGAGAAGCCCAAACCCTAA
- a CDS encoding mandelate racemase/muconate lactonizing enzyme family protein: MTNIKTENRGSLRRSFLKQAAFGLSGSLLAAERFPTWAQQKTDDSLKIVKVEPFLLTGVRGSAPWVFVRVETAEGIVGWGEGTNFPGVRPIATAVSTLSSVVVGQSAWNIEALWQRMYRFMYYNGMGGIVLAAISGIDMALYDIVGKKLGVPVYKILGGQVHEKLRTYANGWTDGLGRGPEEYATRTKELVAKGYTGCKLDPFFNTPMNREVTQADLRLAVAIVKAIREAGGADYDIAIDVHGRWDTKSTLEIIRALEPYRLFFYEEAVPPENVAAMAEVQRNSQTPLATGERIFGRQGFRELLEKQAVRIIQPDLARTGGITEVKKIAAMADTYYIPVAPHNPNGPLCTLASMHTCFSIPNFLILEFFEKDEPVFQDLMPGGVKRDVTGVYPTTTPGLGANVTEDFLRKYKFDPAKTDEMERRTFNTVK, from the coding sequence ATGACCAACATCAAAACTGAGAATCGTGGCTCGTTACGGCGGTCGTTTTTGAAACAGGCCGCTTTCGGGCTGAGTGGCAGCTTACTGGCAGCAGAGAGGTTTCCCACCTGGGCGCAGCAAAAGACGGACGATTCGTTGAAGATCGTCAAAGTCGAACCGTTTTTGCTCACCGGAGTTCGTGGCAGCGCGCCGTGGGTGTTTGTTCGCGTCGAAACCGCTGAAGGCATTGTCGGTTGGGGCGAAGGAACGAACTTTCCCGGCGTGCGACCGATTGCGACAGCCGTTTCCACCTTGAGCAGTGTCGTCGTCGGCCAAAGCGCCTGGAACATCGAAGCGCTGTGGCAACGGATGTATCGCTTTATGTATTACAACGGCATGGGCGGCATTGTGTTGGCGGCGATCAGCGGTATTGATATGGCGTTGTATGACATCGTCGGCAAAAAACTGGGCGTGCCAGTCTACAAAATTTTGGGTGGGCAAGTTCACGAAAAGCTGCGGACGTATGCCAATGGTTGGACGGACGGTTTGGGTCGCGGGCCTGAGGAATACGCCACACGAACAAAAGAGTTGGTGGCGAAGGGCTATACCGGTTGCAAGCTTGATCCGTTTTTCAACACGCCCATGAACCGCGAAGTGACGCAGGCGGATTTGCGATTGGCCGTCGCTATTGTCAAAGCGATCCGCGAAGCGGGCGGCGCGGATTACGACATCGCGATTGACGTTCACGGACGATGGGATACGAAATCCACGCTGGAAATCATTCGCGCGCTGGAACCGTATCGCTTGTTCTTTTACGAAGAAGCCGTGCCACCCGAAAACGTCGCGGCGATGGCCGAAGTCCAGCGCAACTCGCAAACGCCACTGGCGACGGGCGAACGCATTTTTGGCCGTCAAGGCTTCCGCGAGTTGCTGGAAAAACAGGCGGTGCGAATCATCCAACCCGATCTGGCTCGAACCGGAGGTATCACCGAGGTGAAGAAAATTGCCGCGATGGCCGACACCTATTACATTCCGGTTGCGCCGCACAATCCGAACGGGCCGCTGTGCACGCTGGCTTCGATGCACACTTGTTTTTCGATTCCGAACTTCCTGATTCTGGAATTTTTCGAGAAGGACGAACCGGTTTTCCAAGACTTGATGCCCGGCGGCGTCAAACGCGATGTCACGGGAGTTTATCCGACCACAACGCCCGGCTTGGGCGCGAACGTGACAGAAGACTTTTTGCGCAAATACAAATTCGATCCGGCGAAGACGGACGAAATGGAACGCAGAACTTTCAATACCGTGAAGTAA